From the genome of Numenius arquata chromosome 9, bNumArq3.hap1.1, whole genome shotgun sequence:
TTTTGTCTTAATGTCCAACAGATGCATAGCACTGTGAACATCACATTCTTGACAACCTAACTAACTTTGATAAAAGTCAATTAAAGAACTCAGAACTAGCTTAAAGAATTCAGTGAAGGAGCAAGACATATGGGTAAATTgtaaacattttcacagaataaaaAGGCAGAGTGGACTGTCAGCCGATAAAGATACATTTAGACTGGTACCCAAGGCAACAAATGCTAGTTTAACTGTCATGCTGAAGAGTTCTCTACATCAATGACATTgcatgcttttgaagaaagataCCCTTTCTGCCTTTGAgaacaagatttttatttaatctgttaTTAATAGGAAAGAACTTGTATGAGCTCACCATTTCGTAAAAAAATTCTAACTAGATGGATTTTTCTAGGGCTTCAAAGACATGGCCGAGTTAACTTTTGTGTCAATTCTAGACACATACAGCACTTGAACATCTCATGCTAGTAAGCAGGAATACTTGTGAGTTAAGTTTTAAAAGTGCTTAACACAGGATGCTTTCTGCCCGGAGGAGCAAAGAAAAGCTATTCTGGttcttttttattaaacttaCGTAGTTGAAAAATGAACAAGAAGGCTGTGCAGTGTCAGTCCAGTCCAATATTCCGTCTACTGCCCTCTTGTATTTCCTTACATTGTTAATTTAAGAAGGTTctcaaaaaagacaaaaccactaATGGTATAAAGCTATTAATATCTTAACTAGAGGGGGTATTATTTCATAACATGCATACATGCTTTGAACTAAAAGCAGGTGAATACATTCAAGCTTTTTAAACCTTCCAATTATTCCTTCAATTTGCAAGAGATTTTCTCATTTCTATTACAGTAGGGTCTCGGtccttgaaaatattcaaaaatccAACTGGGTTGGGTCCTGGCCAACCTGCTGCAGGTgacactgctttgagcagggagttggattagacaatctccagagagcccttccaatctcaactgttctgtgattcagtaatctaagcttttaaaatataagcaTTTATGAACACTTGACTGCATTTTAcatatactatttttttcctaacaagatacatgtattttattttcattgacaaTGTAACATTACAAATTCTAAACGAAACTGTTTTGTTAGTAACTCCATTCTATTACCACGATAAAGACAAATACCTATATGACATAAAAAGCTGGAAGATGTACCTAATGTGAATTATGGCGTAAAATGGGTTCATGTGCATTAAAGTTTTACTAAGACAAATGTTACATAAAGTTCTTAATTTAAATGATTCTATGGAACACATCGTCAAATGTAGCAGTACAATGTCAGATTCCCATTCTCCGCCAGGGAACCTATTTCAGAAGTGTTCAGTTCAGAGTTCAAATGACTGGTAATCTAAACTGCTCTCTTATTCAGTATCCCATTCCCCGCATACCATCTAGGCCATGGACACAGACTATAAGATGTATTCCTTCTTCTGAACAGTCATCCTCTTCCATACTAAAATAAGGTATCGAAGATGCCAGtttgaaaacatcactatacATAAATCCAGGAAGTTTAAGTTGCTTCAATTCTTCTTTAGCCTGTAGGAAACTGGAGCAAAACCGTATTTATGATAAAACAACATTTACTATTGCCAGACAAAGTAGGGTCTCCTAGATACAGTTTTCTACTGTATTTACTTTGTCTTCTATGTAATTGatacaaaggaaaatatatttatcaaATAACTCGTGACGAAAGAAACCAGTTTATTACAACTTCCTACAGCCCCTTTTCCTCTATAACAAAATCCATACCCCAAGCTCTACTCTCTTCTCTCTGTTGAACATCTCTGCAAACTCTGAAGTATTTCTGAAACCACCAAAGATTCTGGGTTAGTTCTGGTCTTGTGCATATAACAGCTTTGTTTAAATGGAATAACAAAATTACAGGAATTACAACCAATCAGAAGTCAAGGTAAAGATTTTCACTGACTTTTGATAATTTTTGCCAAACTTCAAACTTATTTCCTAGGTCGGCAGAGAGCTGGAGCCAGTGCTGCAACTGCTCACCAGCAAGTCCCTCTGGTAGGCTGAGTAACTGATACTTGCTTCAGAAGCTGCCAGATCCAGACCTCTGATCTTTTACATATTACATGAAGGCATACACTATACTGTTTCTAATACCTGAGCTCTCTGATGCTTGGAGTTCCTTGTGTTgatccctttcctccccttcctttagTTTTTTGCATGTGACCTTCCTACCTAATTAATTGCATATAAGTTTCCCTGCAGCACTTCAATTTTATGCTTCCTTATGCTTCTTTCCCTCCTTTATCCATCTGTTCTGCGTGATCTCTCACGGTGTCATGCTGTATCCCATCCTCTTCTGCCTGCTCACTGTTTTCCTTCCATTCTACTTTATGTTCTGTTTTCCCAGCTTTATCTTTAGCTCATTTCTCACTAACTGGCAAGAGCAAGCCTCAGTGAAGTCACCCTAAACAGAAACCACTGCAGGCagttggtcttatcactctacaGCAGAAGTCACTTAGTTTGTATTCAAGGAATATTTTCTGAACTGAACATACCAAGGTTGGTTCTCTATGGAGGAGATTATGCCCTCTGGAATCCCAGTTATCCCATGCTCCGGGAGACTCTGCTTTCCCCAAGGCTGAGTCCTTGATTTTACTCCAAgttcccatttttttttattgttacagaACACCCTAAATAGTATCTGCTTTTCATCCTTCCCATTCCACACCAGTATCCACTCTCCAGTATTCAAGAAGCTACTGTTTTGTCCACTTCTAACCTGTTTTCCTCCCCCACTGCTCAatccttcctcctgttctcagctgcttaTCACAAACTATCTGGTCTTTTACTTCTTCTGCCTACTTGGCATCCTCCTTGTTTCTACCTCTCTTctaagcatttttctttctactaGCAATGTTTTACTTCCAATACAACACACTAAACTGCTGCCTTCCATGCTCAGTTAGCAACAGGGGCTTATCAGGGAAACTACTACGTTTACAGCATGAGGAGATGCAATCTTGGATCTCTGATGTATCTGGTATCCAAATTGCAGTGTAACTTAGAGCACTGAGGTATGACATTTTGGATACTTGAAgttaagactgaaaaataaagccaTCACCTTGGCTAGCATTGTACATTTGCTTCACTTAACTAATTAGATGGACAACCAGTTACAGAATGTTTCTgggtttatgtttttaaattcaaAGTATATTTTCCTATGCTTGCTATTTTAACAGCTTCCATTTCATAAAACATCATTTTTATGCTCAATAGCCATTATGACATCAGTTTTCAGCCAAATtactagtttttaaaaaaggaacatcttagagaaacaaaaaaaaaaaatcgtgttTTGCTTGAAGTTTGTCTAACCACATGAAATTACAAGATAACTGATAAAAGGAATTCAGTGCTAACCTACTTTCTATCTGAACATATGAACATCTAAAACGTGATGTTACTTTAGTGCGTAGAATCCACAAGCCACAGTCCTGGGGGCACTCTAGAGCCTAATCATGCTTCTTTTCCCCTTCTATATTATATTAATATCATTTCTAAAAGTAAAAAACCTTGCTTTGAAACGATCACTTACGCCAGCATTTGAGATTTTGGGGAGCTTTCATACCAGGAAACAGATGAAACTGAGCTGTAGGATGTGCTGCCTGGCTGTTGTGTAATTGCATCAGATTTATTCCTTGAAGAACACATAACATTGCAAGGAGAGTCTctcagagaagaaggaaaagacagacaACCAGGAGTACAGACAGGAGGCACAGTCATTCCGTCTCGCAGATGCCCACTATCAATCCTTTGAGATCTCAGGGCGCTCTCTTCTGCTGAACCATGATCCTGGTCAGCACTAGAAGCTCCATCTAACATACTATAGTCTGTTTCTTCATAATAACCATTTTCAATCATTTCTTGATCCTCCTGTTCTTCCTCATCTTGCTGGGAAgagcaaataatttgtttttcatatgTTTCCTTTTGAGGGCTAACAGGATTGCTGTTGTCCACAGGCCAAATATCTGAAATATCTGTGCTACTTCGAGAGCCAAAATAGTTTTCAACAAGCCCTTGCTTTACCATGTCAGTACTACTGGTTGGAGAAGGGTTATCTGTACCAGTTTCACTTTTAGCTGCTAACAGCTCCTCAGTTGTCTCCTTTAGTTCTAAAGGCTCgttatgttttccttcatttgttttttCAACCTCATACACTGCATTTGCAGATGAAGAACCTGAAACCACAGATGACTCACCCATACAAGTAATTTCCAAATGCAATTTAACTGTTTCTTCTGTAGTGTTAAGATGCCCTTCAAGGTCCTGAGAGTCCTTGCAGGTTGTGCCAAGGTCTGTCTGTTGGCTGTAACTTTTCACATCAGTAGATGTATCCTCATCTGAAACAACTAAGTGTAAAAGATCTTTTGTTCCTGAGAGCGAGGAATGTATAGACAGAGTTTTATTATCCAAGTGCCGTGAAAATACAACACATTGTTGCTGCAAATTGGTGTTTGATTTTTTACTGTCATCACATTTGGGCAAGTCAATTGCTCGAAGACCCAATACCATTTTACTGTCACTTAGCTGGCATTCAGGTACAACAGATATCTTTGAATTCTCATCAGGTGACAGCTCATCATCATCTGAAGGCAGAGAATTTATGGACGTCAGGGATGACTGTATTTCACTTACAGCGCTGGTACTCTCAGTGCAATGGCTTTCTATTGTGTTTTTTATAGCACAGTCCAGTTTCAGTAAAAGCTGAGGAAATACTCTCTCACCATTGTATACACTTTGTGCTTGGATATTTTCAAAAACCTGATCAGGGTTGGGGTGAGTTGCAAAAGAACTTGGTTCACTTTCTACACCTGAATCTGAAAACCTAGAAGAGGCATATGTCATGCTAACATCTGGTAATTTAGTCATGTCTCCACTTGCAGAAAGTTGACTTTCTTTTGCAGAAAGAGCAGGCtgattacttttcatttttgtcaAGATGTCATTGGTGTGTCTGAAGTTTCTTTCATGGGGATCTTCCTTTTCAAGCACTGGCTCCTCTTCTCCTGAATTCAATTTATTTCCAGATTCTGAAGACTGAATATTGAGTGTCTGCAAATTCTCTCTTTGCACTCCATCTTGTGGAAACTCAGCCCATGATCCAATACGAACAGTTACTTTCTCCCCTTCATAGGGATTTTTATTACTTGGTTTGACCTCAATTGTCCTGACTCCTGAGGAAGCTGGTTGACCTCCATGACAACCTTCAAGTGTACCTCTGGGTTGTAGAGCACTATCTTCTTGTAGAGTTCCAGAATCTGTCTGGGAGATAGTAAGCCTACTAAAAATAGCCACATTTTCACAGTGCATGGGGCTATCTGGACCTGGTTGGACACCTTCAATCGTGGCAGTCTTTTCCTCAGTTCCAGATGGCAAAAACTGAAGTTCTCTTTGACTTATTTGCCTGGTGCAGGATTTCACACCACAAGGAAATACACTTAATGTAGGGTCCAGCCCCTTGTTAGCATTGCATGAAGGCCTGCCTTCTGGGCTTTTAGAGGCATCTTCCAGTGCTGCACTTTTCAAACATTTGTAGCCTACTAAGACTACAGAGTCCTTAGAGTTCTGTTTCACAACTTTTTTTGTGCTTTCAGGTTTCATTGTTTTCATGAGCTTAGTAACCTTAACTTTGGATTTATTTGCATCTTCATTTTTACCTTTCAAAGTTTTTGTTAGTGTCTTTTCACTTTCTGAATGCCAAAGGTTGGAGGCACCTGCAGGTCTTATTTTCAGTTCTGGACTAGTAAAACCAGCTACAAAACCTTCTTCGGCTTCATATTTATCCAGTTTATTGGATTCTGACCTTGGGAGACTCTGAACTACCAACCAGGGCACATCCAGatctttcaccaaaaaaaaaagaggtggaaaaaaaaacaaccggtAAGAAAAAAGATTGCTTACAACAAGATTATGCAAGTAACTGAAGCTATAAAACTACTAAAAAAGTAATTCTAGAACTTCACACATCCTCAAAACTCAAACTAAAGAAACATTTCCTATCAATAAATGTAATCTTTTAAAGCCAGCgagaaatttgaagaaaaatactcagattttacataatttttgcttgtttcttcaaaaagaaaaccgCACTGTGAGGTGCGTTTACCTTCAGCAACTGAATCTAAATATCTGTCTTCAAAGATTATAGGCAAGGAGTTCATATCTCCATCTAGTTCACTGCATTCAATAGGGAGGGGTGGAAGAGAACTGCAGAAGGAAGTGTTTTTGATAGCTGCACACATCTGGAGATGACTTTGAGcactgaaaaaagggaaatagtcctacatgaaaaaaacagaactatttatttttacattaacagAAATTAGCAGTAGTTTAATTCACTTTAGTAGAAGCTTTTCTACTAATTAGTTAATAGCTTTAATAGTATTTAAGAACTTCTTATataactttcattaaaaaacttCAAATCTATATTTAGAACATAAGTTTCTCTTGAACTTGTCATGTAAGTATTTTTGCAAGACAGTACTTCTACATACTGTAAGATACAGAATATTAGTACTACATGCTACATACTGTGCACTTCAAAGGGCTACTCACTGCAGTTCTTGATAGGCAAGGGCAGCTTGCCTAGGATGTTCAAGACAAAAGAATGCTTCTGCAAATCTGCGCACCTGCAAGATCCAAATAAAGTTAGAGCTTATTTTATATTGTATACAATTTTTTGAAAATCCACCAGCATTCCTACACGGCAATGTTATTAACTTGTATGTATTATATAgacagttacttttttttaaatgttcaggCTGAATAGGAGGGAAGAGGATTGCCACAGACAAGACTAGCAActgaaatgagaatttttaaTTTGTGCATTATATTAGATTCAACTGCCTGCTGAAAACCTGATTACCAAGAAATCAGCAATCCAAATCAGGCTCACCTGAAACAGtaacacacaaaaatattaagagaaatgtcaatgagaagaaaaaagagatgaCTGTTTGATAGGCACTTCTAAATGTGCTTGAGAATTACCTTCAGAAGTAGAAACCCATTAGATAATCTGCAGTCTCAAAATACAGAGTAGTACGTGTTTCAAACTTACCATGAATACTCTCTAGCCCCCAGTAAACTATTgtgcaaaaaaaatcttttgtttgtaAAGATTTCAGCTGCAAATGATAAAGACAAAAGCCTACAAAATGTAGGCTAATTACAAGCACTGTATTCAAGACTTAATTGTATGCCTCAAGTCAATAAGCCATACAATACTAAACTGGTATTTTATAACATAGGGGAGCATATTATTTTATCATCAAATACATAGCGTTGAAATTGAAAGCATGAATTACACAGCAATTTACTACTAATAAAAGCAATCAATGTATCAAAAATGCAGTATCTAGAAACCCCAAAGTTAAGGTTTTACAAAATGAGAATTCTCACATTTCCAATATTACATAAAAGTATTAATTCGAGATGCATTTTTAGAACTTCTATTTTTGCAACTGCCTAATCTAACTACCTGCATCAAAAAAATGCAATTCAATGCAATATAACAGTATCTTGTTTGTTGTAACAAGACatacaaaaaaagagaatgtgCTGTACAGTGGCTGTTGGCAACTGCTTGTGCATTAACTTGGACATAAACATCAATTTGTTTAtatcaattaaaacaaaatttctaTCCCACTTAGAGAACCAACCACTTCCTGGCCTCCTTCTCCTTTATTTCCTCAACATACTCTGTGTTTTCCTCTTAAGTTATCTAATTTCCCAAACAGACTGTGAGCTTCAGTGGTACCTGGTGGAGCAGGCATCGCACCTAGTTCAGTTCCCTCAGCTCTTTCACTCCTGCATCCGCCCCGAGTACAGACACGGCACTAGGAAAATCCTGTGCATTACCTGGCAAACATCAGCCCTTCAGGACCACATTAACTTTTGTTCAGAGATCTTATCTTATCCCACTTGCGGGGGAGTTACTTTTCCCTCCTGATATGCTGCCCAGTATACTTTTAGAGAGTACCATCTGGATAAAGTTTTATGTTCTGTAGCTTCTActcttttgataaaaaaaaaaaaaaaaaaaggaaaaaattgctcCAAggtgcttaagaaaaaaaagcaacagcccCAAACCACAAATACTAAGCCCCCAAGCTCTAACCTGTACTAGAAGCTGGAAGTCCTGCCCCAGTTCGATTTGCTGTATTATATGAAATTAATCTCAGTGATAACATCATCTGTGAATAGTCATGGAAAATGTTttgaactaaaaagaaaacattaaattcGATACTTTCTTGTAAATGCAACTTCCACTCTCAGCAGCACccagatgcacacacacatgcacaagaTGTATTTGCTCTCCTTCAGAAATCACGTTAGGAGTTTATGCATACACAGGTGGGATTAGAATCAGCGTTCCTAAGTATTCCTCTGCACCTCCCCAGGGCCTTTCCTAAACAGACATCTACCTTCCAAACAGATGGTTTTGTTAGAGCTAATCCCAAACCTCTCCTCCAGAAAGAGAGAAGATGATTATAAAATAGAGACCTAGATTTTAGAGCAACTGATCACAAAGACCGGACTGGTTATCATTCTAAACcaagcaatttaaaaatgaattaaagatCCTAATCAGTCAGGTAATAGGAAATAAAATAGTAACAGAAATATTGCCCAATTTGTAGACGTCTGTGGTTAAGGCCAGGAAAAGAGCATAAAGCTGTTTGCCAGGAGGCAGGTTTTGACTTTAGATGTGAGCGATCACTTTACTACATAAAGCAACTGGAATTATATGGTGACCAGATCTCTAGAATTCTGCCACTACCTCAAACACAAAAGGCAGCTGGTTTTCGTTTGCAATAAATCCCTTTTGTAGTTGCTCAAGTAATTACagtgcttttgaagaaaatatgATTAGCAGCTCCAGACAGCTCTTACTATGATAGCAACAGTATAAAACTAGTTGAAAGCAAGCTCTGAAAGCCCACATAAACCAATattagggagagaaaaaaacaaacactaatTTATTATGTTTAATCAGTGCTTAACTTACGGAAGGACGACGGCATTTGCTAGGATGCTGTTACCGAGGCCTGGAGAACCAGAAGGACTACCAGCTGGTGCAAGTGACTCAGGCAGACTCCACAATGACTTTGCAGGAGGAAACTGCATCTGCTACTCCTAGTCCCTACAGATTTCCCACAATTATGTTTTTGTGGTCCTCCCAATgtaaacagcagaggaaaaatcaGATAGAAAAACTGCTGTGGAATATATATTGAATCCCTGGACATTTATGAGCAGCAGTCCAAGATCTTAGTTCTCAGTTCCCATTATTTTATAGaactaagaaaacagaaagaaataattttggaagaGCGTGTTCAGACTTACCAGAAGATGTCACTATGGAACAAACAGGTGAACTAGTTTACTGTGCAAATTTTTTGTAATATAAAGTAACATACTCTAAGCAGTTTTTTCAACAAAACACAGTTGTAAATCATATGTGTGATAATGTAGTTGATGGATGTTCTAGTATGCCTAAAATGTTCCTGATTT
Proteins encoded in this window:
- the FAM135A gene encoding protein FAM135A isoform X4; translated protein: MSEVQAMVEFSVELHKFFNVDLFQRGFYQIRASMKIPPRIPHKLEASLLHATGADLAFPASVHDNIVCSKTFQILYKNEEVSVNDVMIFKIKMLLDERKIEESLNEMNFLLTLDLHFTDTDCSPDDLSTLQPISSRTLKLHFNLHRGLHHYVNVMFDYFHLSVISVIVHASLVALHQPLISFPRPVKNTWLNRNAPAQNRDSVIPSLESVVFGNNYTKQLSADGCSFVVSESFLSHAYNFHYTLCASLLLAFKGLHSYFIMITKELPSSHQIELENIDVEVRLTELCEEVKKMENPDELAELINMNLAQLCSLLMALWGQFLEVMTLQDEVTALLAQEHHTLRVRRFAEAFFCLEHPRQAALAYQELHAQSHLQMCAAIKNTSFCSSLPPLPIECSELDGDMNSLPIIFEDRYLDSVAEGKRTSQLTISQTDSGTLQEDSALQPRGTLEGCHGGQPASSGVRTIEVKPSNKNPYEGEKVTVRIGSWAEFPQDGVQRENLQTLNIQSSESGNKLNSGEEEPVLEKEDPHERNFRHTNDILTKMKSNQPALSAKESQLSASGDMTKLPDVSMTYASSRFSDSGVESEPSSFATHPNPDQVFENIQAQSVYNGERVFPQLLLKLDCAIKNTIESHCTESTSAVSEIQSSLTSINSLPSDDDELSPDENSKISVVPECQLSDSKMVLGLRAIDLPKCDDSKKSNTNLQQQCVVFSRHLDNKTLSIHSSLSGTKDLLHLVVSDEDTSTDVKSYSQQTDLGTTCKDSQDLEGHLNTTEETVKLHLEITCMGESSVVSGSSSANAVYEVEKTNEGKHNEPLELKETTEELLAAKSETGTDNPSPTSSTDMVKQGLVENYFGSRSSTDISDIWPVDNSNPVSPQKETYEKQIICSSQQDEEEQEDQEMIENGYYEETDYSMLDGASSADQDHGSAEESALRSQRIDSGHLRDGMTVPPVCTPGCLSFPSSLRDSPCNVMCSSRNKSDAITQQPGSTSYSSVSSVSWYESSPKSQMLAFLQAKEELKQLKLPGFMYSDVFKLASSIPYFSMEEDDCSEEGIHLIVCVHGLDGNSADLRLVKTYIELGLPGGRIDFLMSERNQNDTFADFDSMTDRLLDEIIQYIQIYNLTLSKISFIGHSLGNLIIRSVLTRPRFKYYLNKLHTFLSLSGPHLGTLYNSSALVNTGLWFMQKWKKSGSLLQLTCRDHSDPRQTFLYKLSKKAGLQYFKNIVLVGSLQDRYVPYHSARIEMCKTALKDKQSGPIYAEMIQNLLLPVLQNKECNLVRYNVINALPNTADSLIGRAAHIAVLDSEIFLEKFFLVAALKYFQ
- the FAM135A gene encoding protein FAM135A isoform X3, whose translation is MSEVQAMVEFSVELHKFFNVDLFQRGFYQIRASMKIPPRIPHKLEASLLHATGADLAFPASVHDNIVCSKTFQILYKNEEVSVNDVMIFKIKMLLDERKIEESLNEMNFLLTLDLHFTDTDCSPDDLSTLQPISSRTLKLHFNLHRGLHHYVNVMFDYFHLSVISVIVHASLVALHQPLISFPRPVKNTWLNRNAPAQNRDSVIPSLESVVFGNNYTKQLSADGCSFVVSESFLSHAYNFHYTLCASLLLAFKGLHSYFIMITKELPSSHQIELAKASMQVLYERLLRRKYPRTQRDAYLENIDVEVRLTELCEEVKKMENPDELAELINMNLAQLCSLLMALWGQFLEVMTLQDEVTALLAQEHHTLRVRRFAEAFFCLEHPRQAALAYQELHAQSHLQMCAAIKNTSFCSSLPPLPIECSELDGDMNSLPIIFEDRYLDSVAEGKRTSQLTISQTDSGTLQEDSALQPRGTLEGCHGGQPASSGVRTIEVKPSNKNPYEGEKVTVRIGSWAEFPQDGVQRENLQTLNIQSSESGNKLNSGEEEPVLEKEDPHERNFRHTNDILTKMKSNQPALSAKESQLSASGDMTKLPDVSMTYASSRFSDSGVESEPSSFATHPNPDQVFENIQAQSVYNGERVFPQLLLKLDCAIKNTIESHCTESTSAVSEIQSSLTSINSLPSDDDELSPDENSKISVVPECQLSDSKMVLGLRAIDLPKCDDSKKSNTNLQQQCVVFSRHLDNKTLSIHSSLSGTKDLLHLVVSDEDTSTDVKSYSQQTDLGTTCKDSQDLEGHLNTTEETVKLHLEITCMGESSVVSGSSSANAVYEVEKTNEGKHNEPLELKETTEELLAAKSETGTDNPSPTSSTDMVKQGLVENYFGSRSSTDISDIWPVDNSNPVSPQKETYEKQIICSSQQDEEEQEDQEMIENGYYEETDYSMLDGASSADQDHGSAEESALRSQRIDSGHLRDGMTVPPVCTPGCLSFPSSLRDSPCNVMCSSRNKSDAITQQPGSTSYSSVSSVSWYESSPKSQMLAFLQAKEELKQLKLPGFMYSDVFKLASSIPYFSMEEDDCSEEGIHLIVCVHGLDGNSADLRLVKTYIELGLPGGRIDFLMSERNQNDTFADFDSMTDRLLDEIIQYIQIYNLTLSKISFIGHSLGNLIIRSVLTRPRFKYYLNKLHTFLSLSGPHLGTLYNSSALVNTGLWFMQKWKKSGSLLQLTCRDHSDPRQTFLYKLSKKAGLQYFKNIVLVGSLQDRYVPYHSARIEMCKTALKDKQSGPIYAEMIQNLLLPVLQNKECNLVRYNVINALPNTADSLIGRAAHIAVLDSEIFLEKFFLVAALKYFQ
- the FAM135A gene encoding protein FAM135A isoform X1, translating into MPAIRHPGAAAAWTPRGARTRRRRAIRGQRRPLLCIPVTEVLTSSDFFILINMSEVQAMVEFSVELHKFFNVDLFQRGFYQIRASMKIPPRIPHKLEASLLHATGADLAFPASVHDNIVCSKTFQILYKNEEVSVNDVMIFKIKMLLDERKIEESLNEMNFLLTLDLHFTDTDCSPDDLSTLQPISSRTLKLHFNLHRGLHHYVNVMFDYFHLSVISVIVHASLVALHQPLISFPRPVKNTWLNRNAPAQNRDSVIPSLESVVFGNNYTKQLSADGCSFVVSESFLSHAYNFHYTLCASLLLAFKGLHSYFIMITKELPSSHQIELAKASMQVLYERLLRRKYPRTQRDAYLENIDVEVRLTELCEEVKKMENPDELAELINMNLAQLCSLLMALWGQFLEVMTLQDEVTALLAQEHHTLRVRRFAEAFFCLEHPRQAALAYQELHAQSHLQMCAAIKNTSFCSSLPPLPIECSELDGDMNSLPIIFEDRYLDSVAEDLDVPWLVVQSLPRSESNKLDKYEAEEGFVAGFTSPELKIRPAGASNLWHSESEKTLTKTLKGKNEDANKSKVKVTKLMKTMKPESTKKVVKQNSKDSVVLVGYKCLKSAALEDASKSPEGRPSCNANKGLDPTLSVFPCGVKSCTRQISQRELQFLPSGTEEKTATIEGVQPGPDSPMHCENVAIFSRLTISQTDSGTLQEDSALQPRGTLEGCHGGQPASSGVRTIEVKPSNKNPYEGEKVTVRIGSWAEFPQDGVQRENLQTLNIQSSESGNKLNSGEEEPVLEKEDPHERNFRHTNDILTKMKSNQPALSAKESQLSASGDMTKLPDVSMTYASSRFSDSGVESEPSSFATHPNPDQVFENIQAQSVYNGERVFPQLLLKLDCAIKNTIESHCTESTSAVSEIQSSLTSINSLPSDDDELSPDENSKISVVPECQLSDSKMVLGLRAIDLPKCDDSKKSNTNLQQQCVVFSRHLDNKTLSIHSSLSGTKDLLHLVVSDEDTSTDVKSYSQQTDLGTTCKDSQDLEGHLNTTEETVKLHLEITCMGESSVVSGSSSANAVYEVEKTNEGKHNEPLELKETTEELLAAKSETGTDNPSPTSSTDMVKQGLVENYFGSRSSTDISDIWPVDNSNPVSPQKETYEKQIICSSQQDEEEQEDQEMIENGYYEETDYSMLDGASSADQDHGSAEESALRSQRIDSGHLRDGMTVPPVCTPGCLSFPSSLRDSPCNVMCSSRNKSDAITQQPGSTSYSSVSSVSWYESSPKSQMLAFLQAKEELKQLKLPGFMYSDVFKLASSIPYFSMEEDDCSEEGIHLIVCVHGLDGNSADLRLVKTYIELGLPGGRIDFLMSERNQNDTFADFDSMTDRLLDEIIQYIQIYNLTLSKISFIGHSLGNLIIRSVLTRPRFKYYLNKLHTFLSLSGPHLGTLYNSSALVNTGLWFMQKWKKSGSLLQLTCRDHSDPRQTFLYKLSKKAGLQYFKNIVLVGSLQDRYVPYHSARIEMCKTALKDKQSGPIYAEMIQNLLLPVLQNKECNLVRYNVINALPNTADSLIGRAAHIAVLDSEIFLEKFFLVAALKYFQ
- the FAM135A gene encoding protein FAM135A isoform X5 gives rise to the protein MSEVQAMVEFSVELHKFFNVDLFQRGKTFQILYKNEEVSVNDVMIFKIKMLLDERKIEESLNEMNFLLTLDLHFTDTDCSPDDLSTLQPISSRTLKLHFNLHRGLHHYVNVMFDYFHLSVISVIVHASLVALHQPLISFPRPVKNTWLNRNAPAQNRDSVIPSLESVVFGNNYTKQLSADGCSFVVSESFLSHAYNFHYTLCASLLLAFKGLHSYFIMITKELPSSHQIELAKASMQVLYERLLRRKYPRTQRDAYLENIDVEVRLTELCEEVKKMENPDELAELINMNLAQLCSLLMALWGQFLEVMTLQDEVTALLAQEHHTLRVRRFAEAFFCLEHPRQAALAYQELHAQSHLQMCAAIKNTSFCSSLPPLPIECSELDGDMNSLPIIFEDRYLDSVAEGKRTSQLTISQTDSGTLQEDSALQPRGTLEGCHGGQPASSGVRTIEVKPSNKNPYEGEKVTVRIGSWAEFPQDGVQRENLQTLNIQSSESGNKLNSGEEEPVLEKEDPHERNFRHTNDILTKMKSNQPALSAKESQLSASGDMTKLPDVSMTYASSRFSDSGVESEPSSFATHPNPDQVFENIQAQSVYNGERVFPQLLLKLDCAIKNTIESHCTESTSAVSEIQSSLTSINSLPSDDDELSPDENSKISVVPECQLSDSKMVLGLRAIDLPKCDDSKKSNTNLQQQCVVFSRHLDNKTLSIHSSLSGTKDLLHLVVSDEDTSTDVKSYSQQTDLGTTCKDSQDLEGHLNTTEETVKLHLEITCMGESSVVSGSSSANAVYEVEKTNEGKHNEPLELKETTEELLAAKSETGTDNPSPTSSTDMVKQGLVENYFGSRSSTDISDIWPVDNSNPVSPQKETYEKQIICSSQQDEEEQEDQEMIENGYYEETDYSMLDGASSADQDHGSAEESALRSQRIDSGHLRDGMTVPPVCTPGCLSFPSSLRDSPCNVMCSSRNKSDAITQQPGSTSYSSVSSVSWYESSPKSQMLAFLQAKEELKQLKLPGFMYSDVFKLASSIPYFSMEEDDCSEEGIHLIVCVHGLDGNSADLRLVKTYIELGLPGGRIDFLMSERNQNDTFADFDSMTDRLLDEIIQYIQIYNLTLSKISFIGHSLGNLIIRSVLTRPRFKYYLNKLHTFLSLSGPHLGTLYNSSALVNTGLWFMQKWKKSGSLLQLTCRDHSDPRQTFLYKLSKKAGLQYFKNIVLVGSLQDRYVPYHSARIEMCKTALKDKQSGPIYAEMIQNLLLPVLQNKECNLVRYNVINALPNTADSLIGRAAHIAVLDSEIFLEKFFLVAALKYFQ